From Aliarcobacter butzleri, the proteins below share one genomic window:
- the rplJ gene encoding 50S ribosomal protein L10 yields MTREEKSQVIDFLTAEFKSSLAVVVCDYKGLTHKELETLRKEAKANNTKVQVAKNTLVTVAVKNAELGDIELSGTNIFLWSDDQISACKVADKFASANKEKFAIKSGIIEGQISDASKVNAFAKLPSREELLGMLASVWMGPVRNFTIGLDALRRKKEEEAA; encoded by the coding sequence ATGACAAGAGAAGAAAAATCGCAAGTTATTGATTTTTTAACAGCAGAATTTAAAAGTTCATTAGCAGTTGTTGTTTGTGACTATAAAGGACTTACTCATAAAGAGTTAGAAACTTTAAGAAAAGAAGCAAAAGCTAATAATACAAAAGTTCAAGTAGCTAAAAATACTTTAGTTACAGTTGCAGTTAAAAATGCTGAACTTGGAGATATCGAATTAAGTGGAACAAATATTTTCTTATGGTCTGATGATCAAATTTCAGCTTGTAAAGTAGCTGATAAATTTGCATCTGCAAATAAAGAAAAATTTGCTATTAAATCAGGAATCATTGAAGGTCAAATTTCAGATGCATCTAAAGTTAATGCATTTGCTAAATTACCATCTAGAGAAGAACTTCTTGGAATGCTTGCATCTGTATGGATGGGACCAGTTAGAAACTTTACTATTGGTCTTGATGCTCTTAGAAGAAAAAAAGAAGAAGAGGCTGCTTAA
- the rplA gene encoding 50S ribosomal protein L1 produces MAKVSKRYKALAEKVEERKYSLAEACTTVRDLKSAKFDESVEIALNLNVDPRHADQMIRGAVVLPNGTGKTVRVAVFAKGVKLDEAKAAGADVVGNDDLAEAIQAGNINFDVLIATPDCMGIVGKVGRILGPKGLMPNPKTGTVTMDVTKAVNDAKGGQVTYRVDKKGNMQAAVGKVSFSAEAIKENVEAFVAAINKAKPSTAKGRYITNAAISLTMSPSIILDNMELMEIR; encoded by the coding sequence ATGGCAAAAGTTTCAAAAAGATATAAAGCGTTAGCTGAAAAAGTTGAAGAAAGAAAATACTCTTTAGCTGAAGCTTGTACAACTGTAAGAGATTTAAAATCAGCTAAATTTGATGAGAGTGTTGAAATCGCTCTTAACTTAAACGTAGATCCAAGACATGCTGATCAAATGATTAGAGGTGCAGTTGTTCTTCCAAATGGTACTGGAAAAACAGTTAGAGTTGCAGTATTTGCAAAAGGTGTTAAATTAGATGAAGCAAAAGCAGCTGGTGCTGATGTTGTTGGAAATGATGATTTAGCTGAAGCTATTCAAGCAGGAAATATTAACTTTGATGTATTAATTGCAACTCCTGATTGTATGGGAATTGTTGGTAAAGTTGGAAGAATTTTAGGACCAAAAGGTTTAATGCCAAATCCTAAAACTGGAACTGTTACAATGGACGTTACAAAAGCAGTTAATGACGCTAAAGGTGGACAAGTTACATATAGAGTTGACAAAAAAGGTAATATGCAAGCAGCTGTTGGAAAAGTTTCTTTTTCTGCTGAAGCTATTAAAGAAAATGTTGAAGCATTCGTTGCTGCAATCAACAAAGCAAAACCTTCAACTGCAAAAGGAAGATATATCACTAATGCAGCGATTTCTTTAACTATGAGCCCATCTATTATTTTAGATAATATGGAATTAATGGAAATAAGATAA
- the rplK gene encoding 50S ribosomal protein L11 has product MAKKIQGFLKLQIPAGAANPSPPVGPALGQRGVNIMEFCKAFNEKTKDKAGYRIPVVLTIYTDKSFTFELKQPPMTELIKKISGVKKGSDNPLKNKVGKLSKAQIMEIVDMKIKDLNTDDREVAAKIVAGSARSIGIETEL; this is encoded by the coding sequence ATGGCTAAGAAAATACAAGGGTTTTTAAAACTTCAAATACCTGCAGGTGCAGCGAACCCATCACCACCAGTTGGACCAGCTTTAGGTCAAAGAGGTGTTAATATTATGGAATTTTGTAAAGCATTTAATGAAAAAACAAAAGATAAAGCGGGATATAGAATTCCTGTTGTTCTTACAATTTATACAGATAAAAGCTTTACTTTCGAATTAAAACAACCACCAATGACAGAATTAATTAAAAAAATTTCTGGGGTTAAAAAAGGTAGTGATAATCCACTTAAAAATAAAGTTGGAAAATTATCAAAAGCACAAATTATGGAAATCGTTGATATGAAAATCAAAGATTTAAATACAGATGATAGAGAAGTTGCAGCAAAAATTGTTGCTGGTTCAGCTAGATCAATTGGTATTGAAACAGAATTATAA
- the nusG gene encoding transcription termination/antitermination protein NusG, translating to MAHKWYAIQTYSGSELSVKKALIKLAEEMADDRIQEVLVPTEDLIEIKKGKKTIVERPLYPAYAFAKIDLDTGLWHRIQSMPKVGRFIGESKKPTALSDKDINLILEKVKNRAAAKPKVSFDTGEMVRINEGAFANFNGLVEDFDMVSGILKLNVSIFGRNTPVEISYTQVERIV from the coding sequence ATGGCACATAAATGGTATGCAATACAAACTTATTCAGGTAGTGAGTTGTCTGTAAAAAAAGCTTTAATTAAATTAGCTGAAGAGATGGCTGATGATAGAATTCAAGAAGTTTTAGTGCCAACAGAAGATTTAATTGAAATTAAAAAAGGTAAAAAAACTATTGTTGAAAGACCTTTATATCCAGCATATGCGTTTGCTAAAATCGATTTGGATACTGGGTTATGGCATAGAATTCAATCAATGCCAAAAGTTGGAAGATTTATTGGCGAATCTAAAAAACCAACTGCTTTATCTGATAAAGATATTAATTTAATTTTAGAAAAAGTTAAAAATAGAGCAGCTGCTAAACCAAAAGTTTCTTTTGATACAGGGGAAATGGTTAGAATAAATGAAGGTGCATTCGCAAACTTTAACGGTTTAGTTGAAGATTTTGATATGGTTTCTGGAATTTTGAAATTAAATGTATCTATATTCGGTAGAAATACTCCTGTTGAGATTTCTTATACACAAGTTGAAAGAATAGTATAA
- the secE gene encoding preprotein translocase subunit SecE, translated as MNKLKNYYSSVKSELSKVIFPIKEQIRTAYISVFIVVTVISLFLALIDGIMSISLSSIIN; from the coding sequence GTGAATAAATTAAAAAATTATTATTCTAGTGTAAAGTCAGAATTATCAAAAGTAATTTTTCCTATAAAAGAACAAATTAGAACAGCTTATATATCTGTTTTTATTGTAGTAACAGTAATATCTCTATTTTTAGCTTTGATTGATGGAATAATGTCAATAAGCTTATCTTCTATTATAAATTAA
- the rpmG gene encoding 50S ribosomal protein L33, with protein sequence MANAVRIKIGLKCQESGDINYTTWKNPKTHTEKFEVKKYCPRLKKHTTHKEVKLKS encoded by the coding sequence ATGGCAAATGCAGTAAGAATTAAAATAGGATTAAAATGCCAAGAAAGTGGAGATATTAACTACACTACTTGGAAAAATCCAAAAACTCACACTGAAAAGTTTGAAGTTAAAAAATATTGTCCAAGATTAAAAAAACATACTACTCATAAAGAAGTTAAGTTAAAATCTTAA
- the tuf gene encoding elongation factor Tu — protein MAKEKFSRNKPHVNIGTIGHVDHGKTTLTAAISAVLAVKYGGEMKDYDQIDNAPEERERGITIATSHIEYETAKRHYAHVDCPGHADYVKNMITGAAQMDGAILVIASTDGPMAQTREHILLSKQVGVPYIVVFMNKEDQLDPQDKEEMLELVEMEIRELLSTYDFPGDDTPIIAGSAFQALEEAKAGAVGPWGEKIVALMDAVDEYIPTPERDIDQAFLMPVEDVFSISGRGTVVTGRIEKGTIKVGEEIEIVGFGDTRKTTVTGVEMFRKEMDQGQAGDNCGILLRGIKKEDVERGQVLVKPGTITPHTKFRCEVYILSKEEGGRHTPFFSGYRPQFYVRTTDVTGSCTLPEGTEMVMPGDNVEMTVELVAPIALDKGTKFAIREGGRTVGAGVVAEIIA, from the coding sequence ATGGCAAAAGAAAAGTTTTCAAGAAATAAGCCACACGTTAATATTGGTACAATCGGTCACGTTGACCACGGTAAAACTACTTTAACAGCTGCTATTTCTGCGGTTCTTGCAGTTAAATATGGTGGAGAGATGAAAGATTATGATCAAATCGATAACGCTCCAGAAGAAAGAGAAAGAGGTATTACAATTGCTACTTCTCACATTGAGTACGAAACTGCAAAAAGACACTATGCTCACGTAGATTGTCCAGGACACGCGGATTATGTTAAAAACATGATTACTGGTGCTGCTCAAATGGACGGAGCTATCTTAGTTATCGCTTCAACTGATGGACCTATGGCACAAACAAGAGAGCACATCTTATTATCAAAACAAGTTGGTGTTCCATACATCGTTGTATTTATGAACAAAGAAGATCAATTAGATCCTCAAGATAAAGAAGAGATGTTAGAACTTGTTGAAATGGAAATTAGAGAATTATTATCTACTTACGATTTCCCAGGTGATGATACTCCAATTATTGCTGGTTCTGCATTCCAAGCGTTAGAAGAAGCTAAAGCTGGTGCTGTTGGTCCTTGGGGAGAAAAAATCGTTGCTTTAATGGACGCAGTTGATGAATATATTCCAACTCCAGAAAGAGATATCGATCAAGCATTCTTAATGCCAGTTGAAGACGTATTCTCTATCTCAGGAAGAGGAACAGTTGTTACTGGAAGAATTGAAAAAGGTACAATTAAAGTTGGTGAAGAGATCGAAATCGTTGGATTTGGAGATACTAGAAAAACAACAGTTACTGGTGTTGAAATGTTCAGAAAAGAAATGGATCAAGGACAAGCTGGAGATAACTGCGGTATTCTTTTAAGAGGTATCAAAAAAGAAGATGTTGAAAGAGGACAAGTATTAGTTAAACCAGGTACAATTACTCCACATACTAAATTTAGATGCGAAGTGTATATCCTTTCTAAAGAGGAAGGTGGAAGACATACTCCATTCTTCTCAGGATATAGACCACAGTTTTATGTAAGAACAACAGACGTAACAGGTTCTTGTACTTTACCAGAAGGTACTGAAATGGTTATGCCAGGTGATAACGTAGAAATGACAGTTGAATTAGTTGCTCCAATTGCTCTAGACAAAGGTACTAAATTTGCTATTAGAGAAGGTGGTAGAACTGTAGGTGCTGGAGTTGTTGCTGAAATTATCGCATAA
- the murD gene encoding UDP-N-acetylmuramoyl-L-alanine--D-glutamate ligase, with product MKIDNRKIRVLGKGVTSLALKDKFPNATLYDDSDFNSYDKNSDELTVVSPGIPPYNQMISNSKNLISDYDLFEDIMPFSIWISGTNGKTTTTQMCQHLLEKYDSIYGGNIGVPLSYLDENKKIWILETSSFTLHYTYKAKPNIYILLPITEDHITWHGSFEEYKKAKLKPLELMNENDIAIIPNEFKDVKTKAFVITYNDSDDLCEFFNIDKSKIKFKEPFLLDSILSLCTSKIIFDEINYDLINEFIIDKHKVEEFYDKKNRLWIDDSKATNVDATIKALIPYQKSNIHIILGGDDKGANLVPLFENIKNLDITVYAIGTNANRISQYCEEFSINVFKCDFLNIAVEKISENMNQDSIAILSPAAASLDQFKSYAHRGDEFKNKVHNLSLD from the coding sequence ATGAAAATAGATAATAGAAAAATTAGAGTTTTAGGAAAAGGTGTTACTTCTCTTGCATTAAAAGATAAATTCCCAAATGCAACACTTTATGATGATAGCGATTTTAATTCATATGATAAAAATTCAGATGAATTAACAGTTGTAAGTCCTGGAATTCCTCCTTACAATCAAATGATTTCAAATTCAAAGAATCTTATTAGTGATTATGATTTATTTGAGGACATTATGCCTTTTTCTATTTGGATATCAGGAACAAATGGAAAAACTACGACAACACAAATGTGTCAACATTTATTAGAAAAATATGATTCAATCTATGGTGGAAATATTGGTGTTCCTTTAAGTTACTTAGATGAAAATAAAAAAATTTGGATTTTAGAAACTTCATCATTTACTTTACATTATACATATAAAGCAAAACCAAACATTTATATATTACTTCCGATTACAGAAGATCATATAACTTGGCATGGAAGTTTTGAAGAATATAAAAAAGCAAAATTAAAACCTTTAGAATTAATGAATGAAAATGATATAGCAATAATTCCAAATGAATTTAAAGATGTAAAAACAAAGGCTTTTGTAATCACATATAATGATAGTGATGATTTATGTGAATTTTTTAATATTGATAAATCAAAAATTAAATTTAAAGAACCATTTTTATTAGATTCGATTTTATCATTATGTACAAGTAAAATAATTTTTGATGAAATTAACTATGATTTGATAAATGAATTTATTATTGATAAACATAAAGTTGAAGAATTTTATGATAAAAAAAATAGATTATGGATTGATGATAGTAAAGCTACAAACGTTGATGCAACAATAAAAGCATTAATTCCTTATCAAAAAAGTAATATTCATATTATATTAGGCGGAGATGATAAAGGTGCAAATTTAGTTCCATTATTTGAAAATATAAAAAATTTAGATATTACAGTTTATGCTATTGGAACAAATGCAAATAGAATTTCGCAATATTGCGAAGAATTTTCTATAAATGTGTTTAAGTGTGATTTTTTAAATATAGCAGTTGAAAAAATTAGTGAAAATATGAATCAAGATAGTATTGCAATTTTATCTCCTGCAGCTGCTTCTTTGGACCAATTTAAGTCTTATGCTCATAGAGGAGATGAATTCAAAAATAAAGTGCATAATTTAAGTTTAGATTAA